A region from the Raphanus sativus cultivar WK10039 unplaced genomic scaffold, ASM80110v3 Scaffold2622, whole genome shotgun sequence genome encodes:
- the LOC130505829 gene encoding U-box domain-containing protein 10-like, which produces MAGVAVSPASLLLVIAEIAEISASTGVFKKDCADLARRVCLLTHLVEEIRDSPPQTLEKESDASPSLVSCECDWWSDLVVGLQAAKRLLSAATCFQARESSEGAAKRISFQFQCVTWKLEKALGNLPYDRYDISDEVREYVELARLQLRRAMQRYGSLNSKKFSTALSEPMEKDASSKVTEKLECIPESVHSNAPLSDEKKLESPPRRKSSSVSLAFFLSKDADNERLEKAITKSNDDDSKKSDNLTIPEDFLCPISLELMKDPVIVSTGQTYERSYIQRWIDCGNLRCPKTQQKLGNFTLTPNYVLRSLISQWCTKHNIEQPGGYMNGRTKNCDGDMSAIRALVRKLSSRSIQDRRTALSEIRSLSKRNTDNRILIAEAGAIPVLVNLLTSEDVETQEKAVTCVLNLSIYESNKELIMLAGAVTSIVQVLRAGTAEAKENAAATLFSLSLADENKIIIGASGAIPALVNLLENGSVRGKKDAATALFNLCIYEGNKGRAVRAGVVSPLVKMLNDTSSHRMVTEALTILSVLASNQDAKTAVVRANAIPSLIVLLQKDQPRNRENAAAILFALCKRDTEKLILIGKLGAVVPLMELSRDGTERAKRKANSLLEQLRKSSQKLC; this is translated from the exons ATGGCTGGAGTAGCCGTCTCTCCCGCTTCTCTGCTCCTCGTCATCGCTGAGATCGCAGAGATATCGGCGAGCACGGGGGTGTTTAAGAAGGACTGCGCCGATCTCGCGAGGAGAGTTTGTCTATTGACGCATTTGGTTGAGGAGATTAGAGATTCTCCGCCGCAGACGCTGGAGAAGGAATCTGATGCTTCGCCTTCTTTGGTTTCTTGTGAATGTGATTGGTGGTCTGATCTTGTGGTGGGGCTTCAAGCCGCCAAGCGTCTTCTAAGTGCCGCCACTTGTTTCCAGGCTCGCGAATCATCT GAGGGTGCCGCGAAGAGAATATCATTCCAGTTCCAATGTGTTACATGGAAGCTGGAGAAAGCATTAGGAAACTTGCCATATGACCGCTATGACATCTCTGACGAAGTCCGCGAATAT GTGGAACTAGCAAGATTGCAGTTGAGAAGAGCAATGCAGAGATACGGATCACTGAACTCTAAGAAGTTCTCTACTGCTCTATCCGAGCCAATGGAGAAAGATGCATCGAGCAAAGTCACTGAGAAGTTGGAGTGTATTCCAGAATCAGTGCACTCCAACGCTCCTTTATCAGATGAGAAAAAGTTAGAATCACCACCGAGAAGGAAGAGCTCTTCAGTTTCCTTGGCCTTCTTTTTATCGAAAGACGCTGATAACGAGAGGTTAGAgaaagcaatcaccaagagcaaCGATGATGACTCAAAAAAGTCAGACAACCTCACCATTCCTGAGGATTTTCTTTGTCCAATATCTTTGGAACTGATGAAGGATCCTGTTATTGTCTCCACAGGACAG ACATACGAGAGGTCTTACATACAAAGATGGATAGACTGTGGGAACCTAAGATGCCCCAAGACTCAGCAGAAACTCGGAAACTTCACTCTCACTCCAAACTACGTTCTCAGAAGCCTCATCTCTCAGTGGTGCACCAAGCACAACATTGAGCAGCCAGGTGGTTACATGAACGGTAGGACCAAAAACTGTGACGGTGACATGTCAGCGATACGAGCATTGGTCCGCAAGCTCTCGTCACGATCAATACAAGACCGGAGGACCGCGCTCTCCGAGATCCGTTCTCTGTCGAAGCGAAACACAGACAACAGAATCCTCATTGCGGAAGCAGGAGCCATCCCTGTTTTGGTGAACCTCTTGACATCAGAGGACGTTGAGACGCAGGAGAAGGCGGTCACTTGCGTTCTTAACCTCTCTATCTACGAAAGCAACAAAGAGCTGATCATGCTTGCGGGTGCGGTCACGTCAATAGTGCAAGTCCTGAGAGCTGGGACCGCTGAAGCTAAAGAAAACGCTGCAGCTACGCTCTTTAGCCTCTCGTTAGCCGATGAGAACAAGATCATAATAGGCGCTTCTGGTGCGATACCTGCTTTGGTGAATCTCCTTGAGAACGGTAGCGTGAGAGGGAAGAAAGACGCTGCGACTGCTCTGTTCAACTTGTGTATATACGAAGGGAACAAAGGGAGAGCGGTTAGAGCTGGTGTCGTGAGCCCATTGGTGAAAATGCTTAACGACACTTCGAGTCATAGGATGGTGACTGAAGCTTTGACGATACTCTCGGTTCTAGCTAGTAACCAAGACGCTAAAACCGCGGTTGTGAGGGCGAATGCGATACCGTCTTTGATAGTGTTGTTGCAGAAGGATCAGCCTAGAAACAGAGAGAACGCAGCGGCGATATTGTTTGCTCTTTGCAAGAGAGATACTGAGAAGCTGATCCTCATTGGTAAACTAGGAGCTGTTGTTCCGTTGATGGAACTGTCGAGAGATGGCACAGAGAGAGCTAAGAGGAAAGCTAATTCTTTGCTTGAGCAGCTCCGCAAATCATCTCAAAAATTATGCTAA